In a single window of the Gossypium hirsutum isolate 1008001.06 chromosome A13, Gossypium_hirsutum_v2.1, whole genome shotgun sequence genome:
- the LOC107894583 gene encoding uncharacterized protein, whose product MKIICWNCRGLRNPAIVCDLKQLLVVKNLLIIFLSETKAKAREMVRVRIKCSMDGCFVVDAKGRCGGLALLWKNKAKVSIKNFSNNHIHSVISSEGLDSFHFTSFYRFFYLNSHVQSCELLRKVGNLIHGDWIIEGDFNSILNDNEKIGGRTKPRVSMEEFERVLDELALVDIKTDKRWFTESNNMDGSSFVKERLDM is encoded by the coding sequence ATGAAAATTATTTGTTGGAACTGTCGTGGGCTTAGAAACCCTGCAATAGTTTGTGATCTTAAACAACTCCTTGTTGTTAAAAATCTTCTTATTATCTTTTTAAGTGAGACAAAAGCTAAAGCTCGTGAGATGGTACGGGTTAGAATTAAATGCAGCATGGATGGGTGCTTTGTGGTTGATGCTAAGGGGCGCTGTGGGGGTCTAGCTCTCCTTTGGAAAAATAAAGCCAAGGTTTCTATTAAGAATTTTTCTAACAATCATATTCATTCGGTGATCTCTTCTGAGGGGTTGGACAGCTTTCACTTTACGAGTTTTTATCGATTCTTTTATTTGAATAGTCACGTCCAGTCGTGTGAGTTGCTGAGAAAAGTGGGCAATTTGATTCATGGTGACTGGATTATTGAGGGGGACTTTAATTCCATTTTAAATGACAATGAGAAGATTGGTGGGAGGACGAAACCTAGAGTTTCTATGGAGGAGTTTGAAAGAGTGCTTGATGAACTGGCTTTGGTTGATATTAAAACTGATAAGCGTTGGTTCACGGAGTCTAATAATATGGATGGTTCAAGTTTTGTTAAAGAGCGGTTGgatatgtaa